In Nilaparvata lugens isolate BPH chromosome 5, ASM1435652v1, whole genome shotgun sequence, the following proteins share a genomic window:
- the LOC111049556 gene encoding LOW QUALITY PROTEIN: probable ATP-dependent RNA helicase DDX28 (The sequence of the model RefSeq protein was modified relative to this genomic sequence to represent the inferred CDS: inserted 1 base in 1 codon) — protein MLTSVLRSSLLRRQLQNGIYSCNRCINRSSTNLTTPEEEIFDVMYPEKQKNVPLNAEEYKKELIFVKKSRNKTQNIKKHTGVPIIKCKRPEFNHYRGENYGKFDVVPLASNGWNRSKAKGDYFTIDACPDKEAREALFWYDNQAGFADLGLSQEIVEVLEKNGIKKPTKIQVDAIPVILGGRCSVLAAETGCGKTLAFLLPMLEKIRLLKRKSDNRPPNQPLGLIVTPSRELAQQIYEIATILGNDLGVECKVLVGGHTKRKMLNPEFEFFDLLIGTIGAVSKLTSSGIYNVSSVQHVVLDEADTLLDDSFSDYLLNFLRKIPFGNRVGNSFMPSTSQITLVSATMPRRIPPALLNLVPASMFHQIEGDKLHHVLSHVPQHFHRMILSERPAKLLSVVKESLQKKKPVMIFSNKTPTCDWCSMFLNENGVKCVNLNGNMPYEVRLGKFEEFQSGEYDVISSTDIGSRGLDTVRVKHVINYDFPHYMADYIHRCGRTGRLGEEGXYMVTNFVTSADEIEVVKQIEMAVRKYTSLPDVTGNISRLISKKYMNNEGF, from the exons ATGTTGACTTCAGTTCTCAGATCGTCACTTCTCCGAAGACAACTTCAGAATGGAATATATTCATGCAATCGCTGTATAAATAGAAGTTCG ACTAATCTAACAACACCAGAAGAAGAAATATTCGATGTAATGTATCCAGAAAAGCAAAAAAATGTTCCCCTCAATGCTGAGGAATACAAAAAGgaattgatttttgtgaaaaaatctAGAAATAAGACACAAAATATCAAGAAGCATACTGGG gtgCCCATAATAAAATGTAAACGTCCAGAATTCAATCATTACAgaggtgaaaattatggaaaattcGACGTTGTACCCTTAGCGTCAAATGGGTGGAACCGTAGCAAGGCAAAGGGTGATTACTTCACTATAGATGCCTGTCCTGAT AAAGAAGCTAGAGAAGCGTTATTCTGGTATGACAATCAAGCTGGTTTTGCTGATCTTGGACTGAGTCAGGAAATTGTTGAGGTATTAGAGAAAAATGGAATCAAAAAACCAACTAAAATACAG GTAGATGCGATTCCGGTGATCCTGGGCGGTCGTTGTAGCGTGCTGGCTGCCGAAACGGGGTGCGGCAAAACGCTGGCCTTTCTGCTGCCGATGCTCGAGAAAATCCGCCTGCTGAAACGCAAGAGCGACAATCGGCCACCCAACCAACCACTAGGCCTCATTGTCACGCCCAGCCGCGAACTCGCTCAACAAATCTAT gaAATTGCAACAATACTTGGCAATGACCTGGGAGTAGAATGTAAAGTGCTTGTGGGTGGGCACACGAAGAGGAAAATGCTGAATCCTGAATTTGAATTCTTTGATTTGCTCATTGGAACTATTGGAGCTGTTAGTAAACTAACATCAAGTG GTATCTACAATGTATCATCAGTACAGCACGTTGTTCTGGATGAAGCCGACACTCTATTGGATGATAGTTTCAGCgattatttgttgaattttttgagaaaaattccG TTTGGGAACAGAGTCGGAAATAGTTTTATGCCGTCCACAAGTCAGATAACACTTGTTAGCGCTACAATGCCTCGCCGAATACCACCAGCTTTACTCAATCTCGTGCCG GCGAGCATGTTTCATCAGATTGAGGGCGACAAGCTGCATCATGTGTTGAGTCATGTGCCGCAACATTTCCATCGCATGATTCTATCCGAAAGACCGGCCAAACTGTTATCTGTAGTCAAAGAAAGTTTACAAAAGAAAAAGCCGGTCATGATTTTCAG TAACAAAACGCCGACCTGTGATTGGTGCTCGATGTTCTTGAATGAGAATGGAGTGAAGTGTGTGAACCTGAATGGCAACATGCCCTACGAAGTGAGACTGGGCAAGTTTGAGGAGTTCCAGTCTGGTGAATATGACGTCATCTCGTCCACTGATATTGGGTCTCGCGGCCTGGATACTGTCAGG GTGAAGCATGTTATCAATTACGACTTTCCCCACTATATGGCCGACTACATCCATAGATGCGGCAGAACGGGACGACTTGGCGAGGAAG TGTATATGGTAACGAATTTTGtcacatcagctgatgaaatcGAAGTAGTGAAACAAATTGAA ATGGCTGTACGCAAATACACATCACTGCCCGATGTCACCGGAAACATAAGTAGATTAATATCAAAAAAGTATATGAACAATGAAGGCTTCTAA
- the LOC111049554 gene encoding uncharacterized protein LOC111049554: MPRDATFQRHTHLRTNIAEKICRCPSEYTVRHLANGSCTCDCFDKQRDCIKYKKGNEYFSHNDRLCIEMETCLQPTCDFGVYMRRSGRCPKRTEKFRSWQRYT; this comes from the exons ATGCCAAGAGACGCCACTTTTCAACGCCACACTCATCTCAGGACTAACATTGCTGAAAAAAT CTGCCGATGTCCCAGTGAATATACAGTGCGGCATTTGGCCAACGGTTCGTGTACATGCGACTGTTTTGACAAACAACGTGACTGCATCAAATACAAAAAGGGCAACGAGTATTTCAGTCACAACGATCGACT ATGCATTGAAATGGAGACGTGTCTTCAGCCCACCTGTGATTTTGGCGTTTACATGCGGCGGTCTGGAAGGTGTCCAAAACGTACGGAGAAATTTCGATCTTGGCAAAGATACACATAG